From the Burkholderia ubonensis subsp. mesacidophila genome, the window TTCGCCCAGCCCTCGCCCGCGCCCAGCACGTCGCCGTACGAGAAGCCGCCGCACGCGACCGCGCCCGTGAAGTCGGCAAGCGTCGCGCGGCCCGCGAGCAGGTCGCTCATGTGCACGTCGTGCGCGTCGAAGCCCGCGCGGTCGAACGCATACGCGGTTTCGAGGTGCGAGTTCACGCCCTGCTCGCGCAGGATCGCGACGCGCGGACGCGCGCCCGTCGCGATGTACGGCGCGGCGATGTCGTCGGCCGGCTCGAACGTCAGCACCGGCGAGATGCCCGGGTCGGCCGCGTCGAGCAGCGCATCGTATTCGGCGTCCGCGCAGGCCGGGTTGTCGCGCAGGCGCGCGATGCGCCAGCTCACCTCGCCCCACGCGCGATGCAGCTCGGCGCGCGGCGCGTCGTAGATCTTCTTCGCGTCGCGGAACACTTCGATCGCATCGCGCTCGTTGACCGAGCCGATCACGTGCGAGCACGCCGACAGCCCGAACTCGCGCAGCGCGCCGAGCACCGCGTCGCGGTCCGCCGAGCGCACCTGCACGACGGCGCCGAGCTCTTCCGAGAACAGCGCGCGCAGCGTGCGGTCCTCGCGACGGCCGCTGGTCTGCTTCGCCCAGTCCTTCGCGTCGCCGTAGTCGGATTCATGATTGGCGTCGAGCGTCAGCATGTCGACGTTCAGCGACACGCCCGCATGGCCCGCGAACGCCATTTCGCAGACCGTCGCCCACAGGCCGCCGTCCGAGCGGTCGTGGTAGGCGAGCAGCAAGCCCCGCGCATTCAGCGACTGGATCGCGTTGAAGAAGCGCTTCAGGTCTTCCGGATCGTCGACGTCCGGCGTCGCGTCGCCGACCTGCTGCGTGACCTGCGCGAAGATGCTGCCGGCCATCCGGTTCTTGCCGCGGCCGAGGTCGATCGAGATCAGCACGCTGTCGCCGGCGTCGGCGACGCGCTGCAGCTGCGGCGTCAGGTGGCGGCGCACGTCCTCGACCGGTGCGAACGCGGAGATGATCAGCGAGACCGGCGCGACCACTTCCTTCGCGACGCCCTGCTCGTCCCACTTCGTCTTCATCGACAGCGAGTCCTTGCCGACCGGGATGCCGATGCCGAGCGCCGGGCACAGCTCCATGCCGATCGCCTTCACCGTGTCGAACAGCGCGGCGTCTTCGCCGGCGGTGCCGCACGCGGCCATCCAGTTCGCGGACAGCTTCAGCTTGTCGAGCGACGCGATCGGCGCGCTCGCGATGTTGGTGATCGCCTCGCCGACCGCCATGCGGCCCGACGCGGGCGCGTCGATCACGGCGAGCGGCGTGCGCTCGGCCATCGTCATCGCCTCGCCCTTGAAGCCCGCGTAGTCGAGCGCCGTCACCGCGCAGTCGGCCACCGGCACCTGCCACGGGCCGACCATCTGGTCGCGCACCGACGTGCCGCCGACCGAGCGGTCGCCGATCGTGATCAGGAACGACTTGCTCGCGACCGTCGGGTGCTTCAGCACGTCGACGGCGACCTGCGCGAGCGAGATGCCCGTGACGTCGACCGGCGCGCGCTCGGTGCTCACGCGCGTGACGTCGCGGTGCATGCGCGGCGGCTTGCCGAGCAGCACTTCCATCGGCATGTCGACCGGGTATTCGTCAGCGCCCGTCGCCTGGTCGTCGACGAGCCGCAGCTGGCGCTCGTCCGTCGCGACGCCGACCACCGAGAACGGGCAGCGCTCGCGCGCGCAGATCGCCTCGAAGCGCGGCAGGTCGGACGGCGCGATCGCCAGCACGTAGCGTTCCTGCGCCTCGTTCGACCAGATTTCGCGCGGCGACAGGCCCGACTCCTCGAGCGCGACCTTGCGCAGCTCGAAGCGCGCGCCCTTGCCCGCGCCGTCGACGATCTCGGGGAACGCGTTCGACAGGCCGCCCGCGCCGACGTCGTGAATGCTCAGGATCGGGTTCTCGTCGCCGAGCTGCCAGCAGCCGTTGATCACTTCCTGCGCGCGGCGCTCGATTTCCGGGTTGCCGCGCTGCACCGAGTCGAAGTCGAGCTCGGCCGTGTTCGCGCCGGTCGCCATCGAGCTCGCCGCGCCGCCG encodes:
- the purL gene encoding phosphoribosylformylglycinamidine synthase, whose protein sequence is MAHFSCFPGASALSDFRQTRLLDTLRQIDANIVAVRGQYLHFVNAGEPLSADDSARIDALMHYGAPFEPAAEKGAVETFVVLPRFGTVSPWASKATDIAQHCGLTHVRRIERGVEYTVTLKSGLLGGKKALSDDARAAVAAALHDRMTESAVASRDDAKHLFDELPAKPLATVDVLAQGRGALERANVELGLALADDEIDYLVDAFRKLERNPTDVELMMFAQANSEHCRHKIFNAQWTIDGDAQDMSLFAMIRNTEKLSPQGTIVAYSDNSSIMVGAQAERWFPRGAGAAGEPGERYGRHTELTHTLMKVETHNHPTAISPFPGAATGAGGEIRDEGATGRGARPKAGLTGFTVSNLDLPDARQTWENARDAAQPVAERNPNEQHGPYGRPDRIASPLQIMIDGPLGGAAFNNEFGRPNLGGYFRVYEQNVGGQVRGYHKPIMIAGGLGNISDAHTHKHDVPAGSLLIQIGGPGMRIGMGGGAASSMATGANTAELDFDSVQRGNPEIERRAQEVINGCWQLGDENPILSIHDVGAGGLSNAFPEIVDGAGKGARFELRKVALEESGLSPREIWSNEAQERYVLAIAPSDLPRFEAICARERCPFSVVGVATDERQLRLVDDQATGADEYPVDMPMEVLLGKPPRMHRDVTRVSTERAPVDVTGISLAQVAVDVLKHPTVASKSFLITIGDRSVGGTSVRDQMVGPWQVPVADCAVTALDYAGFKGEAMTMAERTPLAVIDAPASGRMAVGEAITNIASAPIASLDKLKLSANWMAACGTAGEDAALFDTVKAIGMELCPALGIGIPVGKDSLSMKTKWDEQGVAKEVVAPVSLIISAFAPVEDVRRHLTPQLQRVADAGDSVLISIDLGRGKNRMAGSIFAQVTQQVGDATPDVDDPEDLKRFFNAIQSLNARGLLLAYHDRSDGGLWATVCEMAFAGHAGVSLNVDMLTLDANHESDYGDAKDWAKQTSGRREDRTLRALFSEELGAVVQVRSADRDAVLGALREFGLSACSHVIGSVNERDAIEVFRDAKKIYDAPRAELHRAWGEVSWRIARLRDNPACADAEYDALLDAADPGISPVLTFEPADDIAAPYIATGARPRVAILREQGVNSHLETAYAFDRAGFDAHDVHMSDLLAGRATLADFTGAVACGGFSYGDVLGAGEGWAKTIRFNANLADMFSAFFARQDTFALGICNGCQMLSSLASMIPGAQAWPKFTRNKSEQFEARFSFVEVQSSPSIFFAGMEGSRIPVAVAHGEGYADFSQQGDIDRVAVAMRYVDHRGNATEGYPFNPNGSPAGITSVTTADGRFTVLMPHMERVHRTVTMSWHPEGWGEASPWLRVFRNARRWIG